The proteins below come from a single Acidobacteriota bacterium genomic window:
- a CDS encoding peptidylprolyl isomerase, whose protein sequence is MIRKILFVVVSLILAVPSPAQMKSSNAPVRVLIQTELGDIEVELDAKRAPVTTENFLRYVDAGLYDGGRFHRTVKLQPDNQPNNVIKIEVIQAGMNLEKSKDGFPPIKLERTNVTGMKHKDGAISMARSAADSATSDFFVCIGDQPELDFGGKRNADGQGFAAFGKVVKGMEVVRKIHQSPYKEQTLTPSIKIIKARRLN, encoded by the coding sequence ATGATTCGTAAAATCCTCTTTGTTGTTGTTAGTTTGATTCTGGCTGTGCCTTCACCCGCGCAAATGAAATCAAGCAACGCTCCGGTGCGAGTTCTGATTCAAACCGAACTCGGCGACATCGAAGTCGAACTGGACGCAAAACGCGCACCGGTGACGACTGAAAACTTTTTGCGTTATGTTGATGCCGGACTTTACGACGGCGGACGTTTTCATCGTACGGTTAAACTCCAGCCCGACAACCAGCCGAACAACGTCATCAAGATCGAAGTCATACAAGCGGGCATGAACCTCGAAAAATCCAAAGACGGCTTTCCGCCAATCAAACTGGAACGTACCAATGTGACTGGTATGAAGCATAAAGATGGCGCGATTTCGATGGCTCGCTCGGCTGCTGATTCAGCTACGTCGGATTTTTTCGTTTGCATCGGCGATCAACCCGAACTCGATTTTGGAGGCAAACGCAACGCCGACGGGCAAGGCTTTGCGGCTTTTGGCAAAGTCGTTAAAGGGATGGAGGTCGTGAGAAAAATTCACCAGTCGCCTTACAAAGAGCAGACTTTGACGCCCTCCATCAAAATCATCAAAGCCAGACGGCTCAATTAA
- a CDS encoding RluA family pseudouridine synthase, with protein sequence MPDLDPEKLSFEFTAGADKTRLDEFVARALPKISLTRIRRLIAEGDVLVNNQTSLKGVRLAEGDLVSVKIFAAEKSAATPELIPLEILYEDDALIVVNKPVGLLVHPSHSEKSGTLLNGLAYHFWQTVGEPIRPGLIHRLDRNTSGVIVLAKNERAHRTLSKHFRERWVQKFYLALVSGRVERDCGEIDAPIGSKEGKDVWPRWQIMSESEGGKHAKTLYKVLRRFATHTLLELEPQTGRTHQLRIHCNLIGHPIVGDPIYRSALPAPDPLVTQHRIKNHLLHASRLIFRHPAGGRELNIEASMPEQMRAVIAAL encoded by the coding sequence ATGCCTGATCTCGATCCTGAAAAACTCAGCTTTGAATTCACCGCCGGAGCCGACAAAACCAGACTGGACGAATTTGTCGCGCGCGCACTTCCCAAAATCAGCCTGACGCGGATTCGTCGCTTGATTGCCGAAGGCGATGTTCTGGTCAACAATCAAACTTCATTGAAAGGTGTTCGCCTCGCCGAAGGAGATCTGGTTAGCGTCAAAATCTTCGCCGCTGAAAAATCCGCTGCGACGCCGGAACTCATTCCGCTGGAAATCCTGTACGAAGATGACGCGTTAATTGTCGTCAACAAACCCGTCGGTTTGCTGGTTCACCCCTCGCACAGCGAAAAATCCGGGACGTTGCTCAATGGATTGGCCTATCACTTTTGGCAAACGGTTGGCGAACCGATCCGGCCCGGATTGATTCATCGGCTGGATCGCAATACTTCCGGCGTCATTGTGCTGGCGAAAAACGAACGTGCGCATCGCACGCTGTCCAAACACTTCCGCGAACGCTGGGTGCAGAAATTTTACCTGGCATTGGTTAGTGGCCGAGTGGAACGCGACTGCGGGGAAATTGACGCGCCGATTGGCTCGAAAGAAGGCAAAGACGTCTGGCCGCGTTGGCAAATCATGAGCGAATCAGAAGGCGGCAAACACGCCAAAACCTTGTACAAAGTTTTGCGCCGATTTGCCACGCATACGCTGCTGGAACTGGAACCGCAGACAGGCCGCACGCATCAACTTCGCATTCATTGCAACTTGATCGGCCATCCGATTGTCGGCGACCCAATTTACCGCTCAGCTTTGCCTGCGCCTGATCCATTGGTGACGCAACACCGAATCAAGAATCATTTGCTTCATGCTTCACGACTGATCTTTCGCCATCCGGCTGGCGGCAGAGAACTGAACATCGAAGCTTCTATGCCTGAGCAAATGCGCGCTGTGATTGCTGCTTTGTGA